Sequence from the Neptunomonas japonica JAMM 1380 genome:
GTTCAAAGATTTTTGCGCGTGTATAGCGAGAAATATCCTGCGTGACAGTAAAGGTGCCGAATGCCCCCCAACCTTTTGCATGAACGACTCGCTCAGGTATACGCTCACGGTTCTGGTGAGCTAGTTTTTCAATGAGTTGCCAGTCCTGCATTAATACAGGACCACGTGGGCCGGCAGTTTGGCTGTTCTGATTATCCGCAACCGGACTACCTGCGGTTGTTGTATGGTAAGGACACTTACTCATGACACACCTCTACTTGTTGTTGTGGGCTATTTGTTGCTCTAAGAACAATCTATCCCTTTAACAAGCAGTTTCTAAATTGAATGATTTAAGCGAGGCGATTAGAAAAAACTATGACGTCTATTTTTCGTCTTTGACTATCACTACAAAAATGCAGTGTTACGGACTCGCGGAGCCGCCAAGCAATGCTTTCCAATGCTCTAGAACCGGGCTGGATTCATCCATTTCAATAAAGCGTGCAGGGTCCAAGGCCTGATATAAACCCTCCACACTAGGTGTTTTTTGCAAAAACCACAGGCCAAGTTGCCCTACTTCAAAATTATAGGTATCACTCACAACACCCGTGCGTGGATATTGTCGAATAAGCATTACATTAACGTGAGAAGAACCTTTTAATACTTGCTGTACACGCAAAACCCCTACACTCAGCCTGAGGTTTTGGCTTTCTATTTGTAGCTCAGATGCTCCAATAAATTCAGCGAACACTATCGCTACAGATGTGTCGCTTAAATCTTGTTCTGTGATTTTAGCCAATGAAGCATTACTCACTGTTGCTGTTAACAGGCAGGTTAACGCCCACACAGCAACAAAGGTAGCTTTAAGCATCAGAAACTACCTTGTGCCGTTTTCTAACCGCTATCAAGCCTAAAAGACCAATCATCAATAAGAAAACTGAAGCAGGTTCAGGGACCTCATTACCTGCAGCGGGAAGCCCATAAAGATACTGAATCCCGGCAAAGTCATCTGCCTGAGGACCAGAGAAAGCCTGCGTGTAATAAGGGTTCATCAGTGAGCGAGGAACATTAGTATGATCTAAGCCTAAGGCATGACCTAGCTCATGAGTAAATACTTGGAAAATATCAAACCCAGGTGTACCAAAGCTGGTCGTCCATAAGTCACCAGAATCAAAATGGATATCACCCGCTGCCGAACTACCTGGCTGTGGAAGATAACCATGCGCCAAAATACCACCGGGCCCATCAAAAGAGTGTCCACCTAGGCGAATATCTCCCGAAGACCCATGCGCATTAAATGCATCACCACTATCGGGTACTTGTATAAAAGTTAGGCCGGCTATGTCAGACCACGCATCGAAGGAGCGTTCAATTTCATTTTCAAAACCCAACGGCATAAAATCAGCTAATGAC
This genomic interval carries:
- a CDS encoding matrixin family metalloprotease; its protein translation is MLKGISFLLLFSISMFSNAYVISGEKWGDPEFGSGAIVSWSYMDTGLSCNGTYESIGCSVTSLADFMPLGFENEIERSFDAWSDIAGLTFIQVPDSGDAFNAHGSSGDIRLGGHSFDGPGGILAHGYLPQPGSSAAGDIHFDSGDLWTTSFGTPGFDIFQVFTHELGHALGLDHTNVPRSLMNPYYTQAFSGPQADDFAGIQYLYGLPAAGNEVPEPASVFLLMIGLLGLIAVRKRHKVVSDA